TGGCCCCACACGGGGACGCTCCCTCATCTGCATGGCCCCACACTGGGACCTCCCTCACCTTCATGCTCCCATACTGGGACCTCCCTCACCTTCATGCTCCCATACTGGGACCTCCCTCACATGGACGCTCCCTCATCCACGTGCCCCCACACTGGAACGTTCCCTCACGTGGACGCACCCTCACCCGCGTGCCCCCACACCCCCACGATCCACACCCGCAGCCACATCGCCGCCGCCAACCGTCGGATCGCCCACCCACCACCCCTGCACGCGTCGCCATGGGGACGGCACGGCCGAGCCTGACGCGGGCTGTGCGAGCGGTTGGCCAAGCGAGCGCGTGGCCGTGCGCGCCCCCTGCTGCCTGAGGGGCCGCGTCACCCATGCTCAGGTCCCCATGGTGAtgaggcgggggcggggggggggcgagACAGGCGGAGAATGAGCCGGCTACCGGTGTGGCGTTGGTGGTGGAGTGGTGAGGGGGTGGGATCGGGGGGTGGGGTAGAAGGAGAGGGTGgtgagggggatcagggggttgggggggatcgGGGGTGGAAGGAAAGTGgggtgagggggtgaggagggaatcagggggttgggggaggggggaggggtggagggttggggaaggagagggggtggagggggttttGATGGGAAGGACAGGTGGGGTGGGGATGTGAGGGGTGGTAGAGTGGTGGGGGAAATCAGGGAGTGTTGGGGGCAGGTGAGGGGGTGGTGGAGATGGGGGATATGGGGATGGGAGGGGGCTGTGAGAAGGGTTGGCGACTAAGGGGTCGTGGAGTGGTGTGAGTGGGTAGTGGGTGGGTGGTGGATTGatgggagggtgaggggaaggggtagggagaggtgtggggggaggggatgggacaGCAGAGCAGGGGGTTTGGAGgggatgggaagggatgagggtgTGGACGCAGGGGAGGATGGGGAaatggagggaaaaggggagggagagggtgagggagttCTTGGGAGGGGGCAGCCCATTACAGGCACCTACTTGTCCTGCACATTCTCCTTAAACACCCCTCCCAGCCTGTCATCCCACCGTCACCCCCAGTCTGTCGCCCTACCCCGTCCTGCACCCCGTCACCCCTAGCCTGTACCCCAACCCTGCCCCCAATCCATcacccccaacctgtccccccaccccatcagccccAGTCTGTACCTCCACCctgacccccaccccatccctcaccccatcgcccccaccccacccctcaaatcaccccaccccatccctccaccccgtacccccatcccccacctcaTGCGCATGTCCTCTGGAGGGTAATATTTTTTACCCAGGGAAATGAAATCACCCATCTCCTTCCCCTCCAGGACCCAGCTACCCTCCCTTTCCACCCACCGGATTCCCTCCTCCTCCATCCACCCACTAGAATCCCCCCCCCTCTTCCACCCACCGGAATCCCCTCTCCCACCAGCCACTGGTATCTCTCCCCTTCTCACCCACTCCTCTGCCCAGTGCCAACTAGAATCTATTCCCCTGCACATCCCAACtgaccaccccttccctcccacgcccactggaccccccccccacccccaagagtGAGGTGTAGGACCTTTTATCCCCAAAATTTCTCCAGGACCCAGAAATCCTGGATCTTCCTGCCATTCCTGCCTTTGTAGTGTTTCCTCTGGCTTTCTCATCCTCTCCATTTATGCTACAACTCTGCTCTTGCTGTGGCAGGGTTTTTAGCCAGTGCATCGACATCTCTCAGCTTTACACCATTGCTGCTCCCTAGTTCAGGAGGAACAGAACTGGTGGATGTGCAGAGGTGGGAATATGTCACCACAATTTCAAAACATGCCCAGGGGAAAGTGGATCTTGGACAAGGCAAGTTGCTGAACGTGGCTAAGAACCAAGTGGATGAACCAAGTGGTGTAAAGTGAAAGGAATTCACCTGCTCTTTCGATTCATACAGGCACTGAGTGTTCCTGTCGGGTACTGCAACTGCTTCCCCTTCTGtatgctttaaatttaaattatagacacacatatagacaagcaatacatatgcaggagaaaTATTCATATAGAcagataattaaataaatattatttcaggaatatgagagtcttggaggttcctttggtcgttcttgctgcccatgggaagaagctgttcctcagcctggtggtgctggctctgatcctcctgtatctcttccccgatgggaacagctgaaagatgctgtgcgtgggatggaaggggtcctcgatgattttgcgtttcctcttcaggcaatgatcccggtagatcacgtcgatggtggggggtgggggaggggggagtccagtgatcctctctgccgctcttatggtcctgtggattgacctccgatccatttctctgcagcaccgTTCtctgcactgtgatgcagccggccaggacgctctcaataaagctcctgtggaaggttgttatgatggtggccggtagcctcgctcgcttcaatcttctcaggaagtgcagtctctgttgtgcctttctgacaagtgaggagatgttgagtgtccatgatcgatcacttgttaagtgaactccaaggaacttggtgctctccaacaAATTAATTATTGGGCTAAGAGAATTGGGGGTATGAATGTGTAAGAAAGTGGAACAAAGAttaatgatcttgttgaatgtcaaaacacagagatacaggtacacaatcctttatccgggcaTCTGAAATCTGGCAATGTTTTCCTgatgctggtacagcggagggagagagagagagagagacaacagtgcgactcgggtgggcaagggggaagagagatggtAGCTCAActcgggcggggggagagagatagcagtgcaactcgggtgggcgaggtggggagagagacggcagcgtgactcgggtgggcggtgggaggagagagagatggcagtgcgactcgcgtgggcgagggggagagagatggcagtgcgattcgggcaggcgaggggggagatatatggcagcatgacttgggtgggcgagggggagagagatgccagtgCAACTGGAAGGgtgtggatacagcagcacaatttgggtgggcgagggggagagagatgccagtgCAACTGGAAGGgtgtggatacagcagcacaatttgggtgggcttaaatctggggcagctggcttttgttctgaaatccagaaaaatccgaaattcggaatacactgtcccccaagggttccagataaagaagTGTGTACCTGTACtggggaactcagcagatctcgcaggatccataggaggtaaagatatatcactgacatttcggccctgagcacttcctcaaggtgtgagtgatAAAAGACAGGTGTCTAAATTAACGACTGAGGAgagaaaagggggaagaatgagaggggaggaatccagatcagCAGACAGAAGGTATTGATTGgatttgataagaggaaaggtgagaattgatgttgACTCTGTGAAAGAGACAAAGGGAGGAGGGCTAGAACTAGAGAAAAGAAGATGGAGAAGAAggtgtcggtgggggggggggtggtggggtgtggttTAACAGAAAACGGAAAAGTCagtgttaataccatccagttggagagtgcccagttggaagatgaggtgctattCCACCAATTTGtcggtggcctcagtctggcactgCACGAGactgtcagtaatatatctttaccgccAAGGGACACCacaaagactggctgagttcctccaacatttctgtggatTTGACTATAATCATAGCGTCTATACACTTCCGTGTTTCATTCAATCTTGTTGAGTCGCAGAGCAGGCTCAAAAGGTTGAGGGACCTACACTTTTTTCCCCTTTTGTCTTACAAGACCAATTGGCCCATCTACCCAAGCCAATCTCATTCTTTCAGGTGTAAATCATTGTGATATGAATCGTCTCAGGCAGATTTGGGCTCCAGATGCTCCTGAAGATTCCTCATACTGTGATGGATGCTTGGAGTGGTCAGAGTTCTTAAGGgaagttgagggttatggggaaaagggaggTGGAGTTAAGTCTACAGATAGatagcaggcttgacgggccggcTCCGGCTCTTCTTCCGATCAAAGTGTGGGGAGGCGGAAGGGCAGGGAGTGGAGCACATTCccacaggaggtaataggtggataagggagggagggcacaccagcaagcagggggaggagagatagctctgtgaatggagagggaagggggttggaGAGTTTGTGGAAAgatgacagagggatagggaagagttGGAGAACAGGGAGCTAGCAGAAGCCAGTGATGTCGGCGTTAATTTCCCAGAgggaaattaggtgttgctcatcCAATTTAAGGGTGGTCTATTACCTCCAGCCTGGTTGGAActtgcccctccctccccaccattttgttcagagacttgcctacattttgcccataccttgatgaagggctcaaacccgaaacatcagttatgtatctttatctttgttatataaagctcgttgtttgacctgccgagtttccccAATTTTGTGCTTTCACAtcattcatggtgtctgcagactttcaagtttcaTTTCTCTAATATACATTATCATCTCCCATTCAGGAACATTAGAACCTTTGGCACCGGAGATCTTGAAGCGTCCTGCTGGTTCTTCAGTGCTGATGTCTATTGTTCCAAGCAGGAAGAGGCTCAGGACCGTGTGGAGGTTTATGGGCCTTGAGCGTGAAATGACCATCCTGGAACACGTGTATTACAGTAACATCATGTCATTCAATTCCTACTTCAGACACCGGGCTGAGTATGATTTAAACTCGGGCTCTCTTTTGATAGATAAATTGGAAATGACAGATACTGGCACATTTGAAGTGACTTTAAGTGAAGTCTTGGCGAACAAGACAATTACATCCAGAAACCTCATTTTTCACTTGGAAGTGCAGGGTAGGTATGCCTGATGCGATCCACTTGAGGAGCACTCTTAACAGTGTAGGGCTGAAGGTCTGCAGTGGTTTTCAGGAGAAAATAAGTTGTGGTTTGATCCTGCTttttctggcactgtctgtaaggagttttccccGTGTCTTTCACCTGCTAAAAACATACAGTGGGGGGGTGGaattaattggggaatttggggCACACGGGCTGGAATATCTAAAAATGAATCCTAGTGAAGCTTATCTGAATCCCCTCCAAAGAATCATCTCTTCTTAAGCCAGGAACCCACAATTGtttgcagtactccagatgtggtttcTCTCAGTAATATTTTGCAGTAAAACCTTTTATTCCAACCAAACACTAACCTTGAAATAATCAGCAAGTGAAGAGACCCTTTGGTCTAACTCTCCAGCAAGTtcattaaaacacaaaaatgctggaagaactcagcccaTCTCACagtatccatgggaggtaaagatatattatcgacgttttgggcctgagccctgcaAGGAATATCTTTAccccctatggacactgcaaaacaggctgagttcctctagcatttctatgtttttactgcaatccatgtgtctgcagacttttgcattccACAGCATGAACCAAGTTGCCAGCATTTGGCCTATAATGCCccaaaatctttcctatccaaatTCAGTAAAACCCCattatcaggaattcaagcaaacagcaaaataatcatggaaaataaataggtaaaaaatatggaagtttaaaattggcctgCCATGCCATTATTTCACTAATCACGTTacaagcaatctcaagcaaccataaaattgacttatctggcatctaccaatctccataggatTTTACTGTGCCTGGCCAAATGAAAAGGTTTTCACTCTACCTGCATCTaccgcttcctctggcagcttgttccatacacccaccacccacagcgtattttaaaaaaaacgccACTCAGTTTTCTTTCCTCCACTTCTTAACCTTGTGCTCTCTGGTTTTAACCACCTAGTGAAAATACTCTGACATTCACATTAACAGTTATATGGACCTCTGATGAATTTATACATTTCTAAGGCTCAACTTCCAATGACTTAAGGGGAAAAAAATTTCCTAGCCTATCCAGCCTATCCTTTTAACTCAAGCtctccagtcctggtaacatcctcgtGAATCCTTTGATGCCCTCTTTTGATGACTTCCTATAACAAGGTGTCCAGAACAGCAAATGTGACTCTACAGACGACCCAGGTCCAAACACTAGACGCGCCAAATGCCTTTCTCACCACACTGTCTACCTGCGTGATAATATGGCTGAGGGGACCAAATATAATTTCTAAATTTTTTGACAATACTACTTAGCAATGTAGCAGGAGGAGAGTTCGGCTCCCAAGCTCatgtcacccaaataccccaattaacgtaCAGTTAcatttaccccccaccccccaaccccagtacgttttgaacggtgggaggaaacaagaacaccaggaggaaacccatgcaaatatgaggaaaatgtacaaactcctaatggACAGTGCCGGATACAAactccagtcactggcactgtaatagcgttgcttaACTGTTGTTTGTAAGTTGGTACCTCAGTGTGCAGAGTTCTACTGCCTCACACTGACATCACTTGGGTCAATGTAATGATGTGAAGCTCAAACTCAAGGGCTTCTGCATGGGGTGAGAGaacacttttttaaattttttttatttttcacactatgaaccatattaatcaaaatacacacaaacatttccctcttaaatatacacagtggcattttctccccttttcccctattccttccctcactccttcccacacccctccaaacccattaaacgttcaacatatacaatacaataaacccattaaacaatgtcatcacacaatgaaaataaacaagaaaattgtgtcatctacttttatacactgggtcagttcatttcgtcttcttctcattatATTTTAAGGGGTGGAGATCCgcagttgtgttccatgtacggttcccaaatttgttcaaataatgtaactttattttttaaattatatgttattttttccaatggaatacatttattcatttctaagtACCATTGCTGTATGGGTGAGAGAATACTTCAGCATggtgcagacccttcagcccttgatgtcctACCTATATACTActatcaaaacatttttttaaaaactaaaccctcataaccctctatttttctttcatccatgtgcctgaataCATTTcttaatgcccctaatgttccagcccccACCATCACGCCGGCAAgatattccaggcccccacaactctctgtgtaaaaacaccaccccgacgtctcccctaaacatccctcccttcactctgtatGGACGTCTCCTGGTGGTTGCTGTTTctcccctggggaaaaggtgctggctgtggACCTCCGTTAAGTCACCacccatccttctttgctccaaagagaaaaaccttcGATTAGATATATTTTACCTCCTacagacactgcaagacctgctgagctcctccagcatttctgtgtgtattTATTGCAATCACAGCAcaatgcagacttttgtgtttcttttctatccctgccttttaaacattacatTTGTTCCACTTCCTAATCTTACAATCTTctcaacctctatcaagtctcctctcatctttctacactctagagagaaaagttccagctctgctaaccttgcctcagaagacaacatcctggtaaatctctgccccctctccattagcttccatgtccttcctgtaatgaggtgaccagaaatgaacaccaaGTGTGGTCGCTCTCACCAGAGacttgtagagctgcaacatgacctctcaactcctgaacttaatcagtcaattaatgaagcccagcatcccatagtccTTCTTacctaccctatcaacctgtgcggcaaccttgagagatgtatggatttggaccccaaggtcttcCACGCTGTTCTTTCCTCTTTGGTGTCCTCTATCCAAGGCTGATCCAAGCTTTGTTAGAAGTCTAAACACAGATTAAATTTGACCAACCTGTGATTTTACTTTCTTATAGAACAACTGCTAGCCCCACACATTTCTCAGAATCCGACCTATATCTCAGACCGTGTTCAGCTCAGCTGTGTGGTGAAGAACAGCAAAGTAACTAGCATTAAATGGTTGAAAAATGATGTGCAGCTGAAGAACCAGTCACATTACGTAATGGAATCGGGTGGTGCTTTGCTATTCATTAAGAGTTTGAAGGTCTCGGACTGTGGCTTATATACCTGCAGAGTAACCAATGACATCAGCACCAATCAGAACTCTCACTTCGTCAGCATCAACGGTAGGATTTCACAGATGGCTCAGTCAGTGAAAGTTCATGGCGTGCCACGCAGGGGGTTGTGTTCTTATTGTACTGATAGGCCAAGGAACGGTGGATTGTCCTCGGTAAAATCCCgcagtgagggagggaagggctcGATTGATTGTATTGTAGATTTATGAAGGATGACACGACATTGTGGCTCAAAGGACCTGTGTGGCTGGTGTCATAGAACAGCGATGTTACACCACAAGCCAAAGGCGTTTGAATCAGGCACTGTCGGTAagaggtttgtacgttctcccatgggTTTTCGCCGAGTGCTCCAGCTTcccccctccaaaaacgtactgagggttgtaggttaattaggcggcacaggctcgtgggctgaaaggactgtatgtctacattttttaaaaattaaatttaaatttgaaaatcagcagcaaaaccttTTTAGGTCAGTCGAatgaacacaatgtgtcagcaccattatgcgattaaaatgctaaatgcaataaaagttaatgtttctccaacttcctatgcaatacagaaaatatgaaattatacttgtgttcaacttgaagtcgTCTATCGTGATCCCCaaatatttttcaggaagcaaaccttttgaaaaacatCCCATCTGAAGTTGTCTTAACACAAGAGCGTCAGGACCAGCAGCAGTAGAGGGCTCCAAGCTACTCGCCATCAGGCTTCACTCACTTGAACGGATGCTATAATGTGGCCTGCATCCACCATTTCCCTTGGTGTGCACAAATCCATCAATCACAAACCAGAAATACTTCTCCATGCACGATTGGCAATATCTGAGTAGgaaattccaaatattcaacccAGAAGGAGTAAGGAAATTCCTCCTCAATTTGTTCCTAAATCTCCAACTCTTGACCCTGAGGCTGTACCCCTTGCTTTTCAAGTCTTCATTTTGAGGAAACACCCTAATAGTCCCTCTGATTATGCTCCAGAATAAATCTCCATCGGACTAATGTTTGATAAATACGAGGCAATCAGTCTTGATAAGTCACAACCTCAGTCCTGTCTGCTCATCTCACTCCTGCTTATGGTACTGACCCACTAATGCAtcgctagatccagctccaacagtgtcatgaagtttacagatgacacgacagtcattggcctcatcagcaacaacgatgagtcacactacagagaagaggtggaaaatccagtgtacaagatgaaggagatcatcgtggacttcaggaggaccagaaaggaccaccctccactacacatcaacaacttgtagtggagagctccaagttccttggagttcacttggcataacaatgactgcacttcctgagaagactgaggcgggcaaggctaccaactcccatcatgtcaaccttctacaggagctctatcaagagcatgcTGGCCGgcttcatcacagtgtggtacggttgctgcagagaaatggatcagaggtcaacccacaggaccttaagagtggcagagaagatcacaagggtctccctcctccccccccccccccttaatcaacgtatctactgggattgttgttgaAAGATGGCACGCAAAATCACCTTGaacccagcatctttcagctgctcacgttgtgggaagagatacaggaagatcagagccagcaccaccaggctgaggaacagcttcttcccacgggcagcaaggatgctgaacgaccaaaggaacaccCCACACCGACCCTCCTAGACTCTCCTATTCATGAaagagtatttatttatttgtatatatgaatacttgtcctgcttttgtcttgtttgtgtgtgtgtaatgtctggttgtgtgtctgcatgttttgcaccgaggaccggagaacgtggtttcatcaggttgtacctgcacaatcagatgacaataaatgactTGGTAAAGGTATCCAACCCGTAACCTCGACCAACCAGGTCTATTCATGGATTCAGCCTGACTTGTTGAGAACCTCTcatcattccagcatctgcagattttaaaaaaattaaatgtagacatacagcacagaagcaggcccttccagcctatgagcctgtgccgccccaattaatctacagccccCATAcatgttgaagggtgggaggaaaccggagcacccagaggaaacccatggagacatggggagaacgtgcaaactccttactgacagcacctGATTCAAATCTGTGTCACTAGTGCTGTAGCAGTGTTGCGCTAATCATTACACTAAACATGCCTCCTTCTGTCTCTCTCATGAGGCAATCTCCTCACTGACAGGAGCTGTAAAAATGGGGCAGAGCAGGTCCTTGTGGATAGTTCAAAAATGAAACACTGTAAATTTGGGTCCATCATGTTCTTGTATGGGTAGGAGGTACAGGCAGCAAGTCTAAAGAACTCTGGATTTTGGATAATATTGAAGGATAGATGAAGGAAAAAATCTGTCATGGGGCATTGTCTCTCTCCACTACTGCAGTACTCTTCATcatctttcttcccttctctaaAGACCTTGCATCAGGAATGTTGAGCAGTCCAGCCACGCACTGTTTTAGACAGGTATCAGCTGTTGCATCAGATCATAATACCACGTGGTTAATTGTGCCTGTAGTTCTCCAACATATACTGTGTGACATACATGCACAGTTAACATACCAAAGAACTTCCCTGTCACTTTCTCCATAAAATTCTTTGAGCATCgttttcctcctttgttaaaTCTTGGTGGCCATCCCTGTCAAGTCAATTTAAAGCCATCTGCACGTGTACCATCTTGGAACTTCAGTCACTCCACACCACCAAACAATCAGCCAAGATTTACGTTCATTCGAGCACATGTAGGGAACTCATATGGATGCAGAGTTTCCTACAGCGATTATTGTCCCAATGGCAGTGACTTGATGTGTATCATCCTAACTATCCTACAGATAGGTGGAAGGTATTTCCCTTGTAGAGAAGTCTAGGGTGAGGAACTCCAATCTCAAAATCAGGGATAGGCTACTCGGACTGAAATGAAGTGGAATATTCACTCAGAGGGTCAGGAATTCTCTCTCCCGAAGAGGTTCTGCTGCATTCAAGACAGAAATCAAAAATGTTTGGAATCTGGCAAATGACAGTTGAAGCAGGAACTTGGTGCTGAGGTTGAAGATCCGCCAATATCTTGCTGAATGTTGGAGCCGGCCTTTGTACCATTCGCTTCCTTGTTGCTTCCTGCACATTGACTCCCCCCCACCAAACGCCATACCATCTCAGTTCTCATCACTGAGAAGTATCCTGTTTTTCCACCAAATAAAAATGTCTTGTGTGCAGAAGGAGCATTTAAAATACAAATGAATCTGGTTAAAGGAAGTGCAGTCAAGATTCGCCAGACTTGTTGATGGGTGGTGGCTTTGATGTACAAGAAGAGATGGACTAGGATAGATCTCTATTttctaaagcaatggttctcaaccaccTTCTTTCagttcacattccatcttaagtattcTGTTACTACCCACAAAGCACCACATaggatgccacaggtgctctgtggttagtgagggatttcttaaggtggtatgtaagtggaaaataaagaaccactgttctagagtaAAAGAATAAGCAGCGACCTTGATGAAATATTTGCAGTATACAAAGAACAATGTATTGTTCACTGAAGTAAATTcatattgttttctttttttaggtATTCTGCTAATTGTTTTCTATGCATTTGTGATGTCAGTTGTTGCCCTGATCAGTAATTTCACCAGCTTTATTGCAGCTATAATAATCATCTTTGTTGTTCTCAGGAATACACAAGGTATTTGTCCTTGCTGTTTATCGCTGCCTTGTCCTCATTAAATTATAACACCAACTTTGATCCCGAACACAATGCTGTGTGAACCTGTCTTCATTTTTGCAGTTGAAAAGTATCGTAGAGAATTTGCCACCATCTTTGTGACATTTCAGCTTCTATCCTTCATCTGCCTGCTCATGGCAAGTCTTCTCTGTGTCTACGATTCAGGTAAGTGTCCGTAGAGCAGTACAGtccagaaataggcccttcagtccaaaacATCCAGGCTAACCCATTTgcacccatcccatttgccagccCTTGGGCCTTCCAGGCCCTGGCTTGTCATGaaacataaacacacatataAAAGTTGATTTCATGTAAAAGTGGACCCCCTATTTTTGGTCataaatctggaattttccatatatgtaaaagtcaacccaagTCTCTCACCTGGCCACCCACCGATCGGAGCTCCCGACTCCTCCAAGAGTGCAGATAGTGACCACGATTCTGAACTCACCTGTGGCAGGATGTGTATTTTAATTCATggtgtttttgttctttattcattgAGACTTCTGCTACTGATTTTGGATTCTAGTGtaaatttcagcccctcaaaagtagtatccacgTAATAATCAACCACATCAATTTAATGGTAAAAATGATTGTGAAAATTTGACCTTTACATGAGTATACACGTTAGGCACTTCTTAAACATTGCGATGGTACCTCGTTCCTCTCGCAActgtgctccagattccatctGTCCCTTGGCTGATAAAGGCCTTCCTTAAATCCTCACTGAACCTCTTGTTCTTGCTCTAAAACattgccctccagttttagacatTCTATAGTTTCCTTCTATGCCCTCCTTTGATCCCCTTCTTCTGTCCCTTCTGCTCCAAAGAAAGCAGACCCAGCCAATCAGTCTCTTctcaggcaacgtcctggtgagTTTCCTCTCCACTGCTACAATGGCCTCTCTTCACTCTGATGGGCTAAGTGCACATAATACTCTAGTTGGGGCCTAAACAATGTTTGGTAAAGTTCCACCATAATTTTCTGTTCTTGCATTCTATAGcccaaggttggaggagttgaggaTAGTGTTGATGGTTGTTGTTAGTTACAAAACGATGCAGATAGAATGTAGAgctggcagaaaagtggcagatggagttcagtctggTTAAATGTGGAATGTAAAAcatgaaggctgagtacagggttaatgaatggatgcttaacagtgtggaagaatagaggaatcttggggtccaaatccatagacatGAAAAGGTcgccacgcaggttgataggatattaagaaggcctatgggacactgggcttcattagttcggagattgagttcaggagcagtgaggtcatgttgcagctctataaatttctggtgagacccctctcagaggattgtgttcagttctggtcacctcattacaggaaggatgtggaa
Above is a genomic segment from Narcine bancroftii isolate sNarBan1 chromosome 2, sNarBan1.hap1, whole genome shotgun sequence containing:
- the LOC138754653 gene encoding uncharacterized protein isoform X1; protein product: MSRLPVWRWWWSGFLASASTSLSFTPLLLPSSGGTELVDVQRWEYVTTISKHAQGKVDLGQGTLEPLAPEILKRPAGSSVLMSIVPSRKRLRTVWRFMGLEREMTILEHVYYSNIMSFNSYFRHRAEYDLNSGSLLIDKLEMTDTGTFEVTLSEVLANKTITSRNLIFHLEVQEQLLAPHISQNPTYISDRVQLSCVVKNSKVTSIKWLKNDVQLKNQSHYVMESGGALLFIKSLKVSDCGLYTCRVTNDISTNQNSHFVSINGILLIVFYAFVMSVVALISNFTSFIAAIIIIFVVLRNTQVEKYRREFATIFVTFQLLSFICLLMASLLCVYDSGFAPWFRITAGFGCIFSLTMIIFIAVLFLNPDSVDSSTLVCNKYHCCIISLLGSVSVLVPSIQLYQAVHMAIQCKYSNAHLLIRGILAGLIYIFLVLMFALFYTMHILLELKPCVKMKQVKRSRLSTLRASSV
- the LOC138754653 gene encoding uncharacterized protein isoform X3 → MSRLPVWRWWWSGTLEPLAPEILKRPAGSSVLMSIVPSRKRLRTVWRFMGLEREMTILEHVYYSNIMSFNSYFRHRAEYDLNSGSLLIDKLEMTDTGTFEVTLSEVLANKTITSRNLIFHLEVQEQLLAPHISQNPTYISDRVQLSCVVKNSKVTSIKWLKNDVQLKNQSHYVMESGGALLFIKSLKVSDCGLYTCRVTNDISTNQNSHFVSINGILLIVFYAFVMSVVALISNFTSFIAAIIIIFVVLRNTQVEKYRREFATIFVTFQLLSFICLLMASLLCVYDSGFAPWFRITAGFGCIFSLTMIIFIAVLFLNPDSVDSSTLVCNKYHCCIISLLGSVSVLVPSIQLYQAVHMAIQCKYSNAHLLIRGILAGLIYIFLVLMFALFYTMHILLELKPCVKMKQVKRSRLSTLRASSV
- the LOC138754653 gene encoding uncharacterized protein isoform X2 translates to MSRLPVWRWWWSGFLASASTSLSFTPLLLPSSGGTELVDVQRWEYVTTISKHAQGKVDLGQGTLEPLAPEILKRPAGSSVLMSIVPSRKRLRTVWRFMGLEREMTILEHVYYSNIMSFNSYFRHRAEYDLNSGSLLIDKLEMTDTGTFEVTLSEVLANKTITSRNLIFHLEVQEQLLAPHISQNPTYISDRVQLSCVVKNSKVTSIKWLKNDVQLKNQSHYVMESGGALLFIKSLKVSDCGLYTCRVTNDISTNQNSHFVSINGILLIVFYAFVMSVVALISNFTSFIAAIIIIFVVLRNTQVEKYRREFATIFVTFQLLSFICLLMASLLCVYDSGFAPWFRITAGFGCIFSLTMIIFIAVLFLNPDSVDSSTLVCNKYHCCIISLLGSVSVLVPSIQLYQAVHMAIQCKYSNAHLLIRGILAGLIYIFLVLMFALFYTMHNSQKRPKLLITFHFP
- the LOC138754653 gene encoding uncharacterized protein isoform X4, which translates into the protein MSIVPSRKRLRTVWRFMGLEREMTILEHVYYSNIMSFNSYFRHRAEYDLNSGSLLIDKLEMTDTGTFEVTLSEVLANKTITSRNLIFHLEVQEQLLAPHISQNPTYISDRVQLSCVVKNSKVTSIKWLKNDVQLKNQSHYVMESGGALLFIKSLKVSDCGLYTCRVTNDISTNQNSHFVSINGILLIVFYAFVMSVVALISNFTSFIAAIIIIFVVLRNTQVEKYRREFATIFVTFQLLSFICLLMASLLCVYDSGFAPWFRITAGFGCIFSLTMIIFIAVLFLNPDSVDSSTLVCNKYHCCIISLLGSVSVLVPSIQLYQAVHMAIQCKYSNAHLLIRGILAGLIYIFLVLMFALFYTMHILLELKPCVKMKQVKRSRLSTLRASSV